The Cloeon dipterum chromosome X, ieCloDipt1.1, whole genome shotgun sequence genome includes a window with the following:
- the LOC135947018 gene encoding uncharacterized protein LOC135947018, with product MNPMKITFLCILVSLIPYFDCKKASDKKVERSRSFRRKVIKDQGQIRIIGPLNRKIINIKTVVFRNTQRAHIIKCCGQRKCSKSNFNRSKNKTSNFDGWRNKYNSPSYKKVKIGSKKYKFPYEKATFENAEKICQKDNMDIASLDNPTEVAGISNYLQYIGLSDDPVFSSISSLLEGGASSLLNWATESPPEGQGDCLVQQEGLFFNASCDTKRNFICEDPKEEDRGLDTLTSIEDAVLNFVNGKNIVIPENRATIPEAKSLCKDEGLELMSLKSVAELDPVQDLLGDLGLSATTLLTSMEKVTDGGTNWLGDLASALLPPEDPSKDGDCLGLSALGLAGISCDMVSNFVCQVPDPPGTKTTVKTTTKKLLTTFATTDVTEIATEKETTPVPDTTEATTSLSETTEANPSSTSIITASTKTMVATTATTTRTTTTTTMMTTTISSKTPTTTTTTTTMSTSIVPSTTSTTSMQVTTTTTSTSTSTSTSTTTTTTTTPIPCIFDCADFDKFLMSPTVAPNIYDGSVQTATRCNNRKFYISSVTVSRDEAGLRCKAMNMTLLAVTSLEEIDCLASVKEGTFWTSGSNVHPLCEPKLLYTWCSTGVNISSTLITNGAFWLPTTATAVTPIERCLAVTTSLNAGKGMVHKNCSEALPFICQNNVECPKHCTKNTSLFDPTGNLINAHFYGFWLDIGNFTYLLGNQPMTWLESFLQCCALGMEPLNIENVAEQQGLTSITADFKYNWPANFNYWTSATWMGSPAGQWSVCEPTGPAMFPSGLKWEKSQPDNLGGNESCVHFRFVLNATGTILTDRKCTNHYVYACKSQLKALPKPCKVSCPSGACQRATKLFDTTGMLIVSSTYGNWYQGCGRIFLSYLTSPATWSVARDKCCEIGLTLASMESMGKFNCFSRITSKIGPEMNGDFWLSGTDQGCLSKFHWCSISRDFTYPELKWKIDHPVQGMNCVYLEVRNGSAMLATGNCLEQKNFLCEIRKKGTFREAINAECAETWDISPAQIDLLLNASTFLSASISINIKCFIKCVAVEVGMFFRGRPVSIETLRQIELISQENPAKLEQAFAVYEQCRGQKFDDDCVTAYEIYKCCQERAPALVSEIIINNYDNGSILTPPIGCVSVRRSCWLSDNFPCVFNETAWANLNKARTDSLGQLVMLQNRLMYVGSMNLIGNYDPIQIFKHCCALGMKLMEPESLEDLNWAASQSGSAFDLFVGETEFINGTHEVWCNSSKIIPSSFYDTLKAPIYPCVESLALLSPVTQKLYMKTLPNGNIIDSFLNPQNYNPLKTSGIYSFICANL from the exons GTTGGCGGAATAAATACAACT CACCCTCCtacaaaaaagtcaaaatcgGGTCGAAAAAGTACAAGTTTCCGTATGAAAAG GCTACCTTTGAAAACGCGgagaaaatttgccaaaaagaCAATATGGATATAGCTTCTTTAGATAATCCAACCGAGGTAGCAGGCATTTCAAATTACTTGCAGTACATAG GATTATCGGATGACCCAGTTTTCTCGTCGATATCCTCCCTGCTTGAAGGAGGAGCGAGTTCTTTATTAAATTGGGCAACTGAGAGTCCTCCAGAAGGGCAGGGTGACTGTCTTGTTCAACAGGAGGGGCTGTTTTTCAACGCTTCGTGCGACACGAAGAGGAATTTCATTTGTGAAGACCCGAAAGAAGAGGATAG AGGATTGGATACTTTGACTTCCATTGAAGACG CGgttcttaattttgttaacggaaaaaatatcgtcATCCCGGAAAATCGAGCTACGATTCCAGAGGCTAAATCCCTCTGCAAAGACGAGGGTTTGGAGCTGATGTCTCTTAAATCAGTCGCGGAATTGGATCCTGTCCAAGATTTACTCGGGGACTTGG GCCTCTCAGCAACCACACTTTTGACATCGATGGAAAAAGTTACCGACGGGGGCACAAATTGGCTAGGAGATTTGGCCTCGGCTTTGCTTCCTCCTGAAGACCCTTCAAAGGATGGCGACTGTCTCGGTCTAAGCGCCCTTGGTCTTGCGGGAATATCGTGCGACATGGTTTCAAACTTCGTGTGCCAGGTTCCCGATCCACCAGGAACCAAAACGACTGTTAAAACAACAACCAAGAAGTT GTTAACCACATTTGCAACCACAGATGTGACAGAAATTGCAACCGAAAAGGAAACCACACCCGTGCCAGACACAACAGAAGCAACCAC ATCATTATCTGAAACAACTGAAGCCAATCCTTCCTCCACGTCGATCATAACTGCTTCAACTAAAACAATGGTAGCAACCACTGCAACTACTACTAGaacgacaacaacaacaacaatgatgacgacgacaatatcatcAAAAACAcctacaacaacaacaacaactacaaCAATGTCTACAAGCATAGTTCCTTCAACAACCAGCACGACATCCATGCAGGTAACAACTACTACAACAAGCACTTCAACGTCCACATCAACTTCAACAACTACCACTACAACAACAACT CCCATTCCATGCATTTTTGACTGCGCAGACTTTGACAAATTCTTGATG AGTCCAACAGTAGCACCAAATATTTATG ATGGCTCAGTGCAAACAGCAACTAGAtgcaataatagaaaattttatatttctagcGTCACG gtTTCAAGAGACGAAGCTGGTTTACGTTGTAAGGCTATGAACATGACGCTTTTAGCCGTCACCTCTCTCGAGGAAATTGACTGCTTGGCCTCTGTCAAGG agGGGACCTTTTGGACAAGTGGCTCGAATGTGCATCCTCTCTGTGAACCAAAATTACTTTACACGTGGTGTTCAACGGGCGTGAATATATCTTCCACTCTGATTACGAACGGAGCGTTTTGGTTGCCAACCACGGCAACCGCCGTTACTCCAATCGAACGGTGTTTGGCAGTTACCACATCCCTTAATGCTGGAAAAGGGATGGTgcataaaaattgcagtgaAGCCCTTCCCTTCATTTGCCAAAACAACGTCGAATGTCCAAAACATTGCACCAAAAAC aCCTCCCTGTTTGATCCCACCGGAAATTTGATAA ACGCACACTTTTATGGATTTTGGTTAGACATCGGAAACTTCACATATCTCTTAGGAAATCAACCG ATGACTTGGTTAGAAAGCTTCCTTCAATGTTGCGCTTTGGGGATGGAACCGCTCAATATAGAAAATGTGGCTGAGCAACAAGGCTTGACCAGCATTACTGCTGACTTCAAAT ATAATTGGcctgcaaatttcaattactgGACCTCAGCTACGTGGATGGGTTCTCCTGCTGGCCAATGGTCGGTTTGCGAACCAACCGGCCCTGCAATGTTTCCCTCGGGTctaaaatgggaaaaaagCCAGCCGGACAACCTAGGCGGCAATGAGAGCTGCGTCCATTTCCGTTTCGTTTTGAATGCCACTGGCACCATCTTGACTGACAGAAAATGCACAAATCATTATGTTTATGCATGCAAG TCTCAGTTAAAAGCCCTTCCAAAGCCGTGTAAAGTTTCCTGTCCGAGTGGTGCCTGTCAACGAGCG ACAAAACTTTTTGACACAACTGGAATGCTGATTG TCTCTTCCACATATGGGAACTGGTACCAGGGCTGCGGGAGAATCTTTCTTAGTTATTTGACAAGTCCGGCCACATGGTCCGTGGCTCGAGATAAATGCTGCGAAATCGGCCTGACCTTGGCCTCAATGGAGTCaatgggaaaatttaactgcttCTCCAGAATCACCTCCA aaattggaCCAGAGATGAACGGCGACTTCTGGCTTTCAGGAACGGACCAGGGATGCCTTTCGAAGTTCCATTGGTGCTCGATAAGCCGTGATTTTACTTACCCAGAGTTGAAATGGAAGATTGACCACCCCGTACAAGGCATGAATTGTGTTTATCTCGAGGTTAGAAACGGATCAGCAATGCTGGCCACCGGTAATTGCCTTGAGCAGAAGAATTTCCTGTGTGAAATCAGGAAGAAGGGCACTTTCCGGGAGGCGATCAATGCGGAATGTGCTGAAACCTGGGACATCTCCCCAG CTCAAATTGACCTGCTGTTGAACGCTAGCACCTTCCTCTCTGCTAGCATCTCGATAAATATCAAG TGCTTTATAAAATGTGTGGCAGTCGAAGTTGGAATG TTCTTCCGCGGAAGACCAGTCAGCATTGAAACTTTACGGCAAATTGAACTCATATCCCAAGAAAATCCCGCCAAATTGGAGCAGGCTTTTGCTGTTTATGAGCAATGCCGCGGCCAAA aatTTGACGATGACTGCGTCACTGCCTACGAAATTTACAAGTGCTGCCAGGAAAGGGCACCTGCCCTTgtttcagaaataattattaataactaTGATAATGGATCAATT ttaactCCACCAATCGGTTGTGTTTCCGTGCGCCGAAGTTGTTGGCTCTCTGATAACTTCCCCTGCGTCTTTAAT GAAACTGCATGGGCTAATCTAAATAAAGCCAGAACGG ATTCTCTTGGACAATTGGTGATGCTGCAAAATAGGCTGATGTATGTGGGCTCTATGAACTTAATAGGAAATTAc GATCctattcaaatattcaaacacTGCTGCGCACTAGGAATGAAACTCATGGAGCCTGAGAGCCTAGAAGATCTCAATTGGGCGGCAAGTCAATCAG GGAGCGCATTTGATCTGTTCGTGGGCGAGACGGAGTTTATAAACGGGACGCACGAAGTATGGTGCAACAGCAGCAAAATTATACCAAGCAGCTTCTACGATACTTTAAAAGCTCCGATTTATCCGTGTGTTGAGTCGCTAGCGCTTTTAAGCCCAGTTACGCAAAAGCTGTACATGAAGACTTTGCCCAATGGAAATATCATCGATTCGTTCCTCAATCCGCAGAATTATAACCCTTTGAAAACATCGGGAATTTACTCCTTTATTTGTGCAAATCTGTAg